The sequence TCTCCAAAGGGGCTGCGAATGAAACGCTCACTATTCAGTTCGAGGTTATTGTTATAACCCCGTGAGACCCCGTTCCCACCTATATACAGCTCTCCCGGCACACCGGCTGGAAGCAGATTCAGGTTAGGGTCCAGGATATAAGCTTGGACGTTAGCAATAGGACGTCCAATGGGCACTAGGCTTATTGAAGAGGTATCCGCATCTCCGATAATAGTAAAGGCAAGGGCAGACACTGTGGTTTCCGTGGGCCCGTAGTGGTTCTCAATCCTGCAGCTCGGCTGCAAGCTTTGGATTCTGGAGACCGTTTCCCAGCTTAACCCTTCACCCGCCAGAATGAGTATCTTATGTGGAATAATGAATTCAGGATGTTCCGCCTCTAGCAGGGCTTCACAATGACTGGGAACTATCTTCATGATATCGATTCTATTCTTCTGGAAGTATTGAGCCACTCCGTCAGGATCGCAGGAACGGTCGTAAGACAATACATGGAGCGTTCCCCCAGTGCATAATGCACCGAATATATTGGTTGTCCCTAAATCTGCGGCAAAGGTGGAGGCCAGGCAATAGCTGAACGGCTCCGTAATCTGCAGATGAAGAAGCATCCCCTGAATATAGTTGTGGAACTGGCGAAGCTCGACGCTAACTCCTTTGGGACGTCCCGTGGTACCTGATGTGAATATCATGTACATCAGGTTATGTGATTCGGTAGTCGTGACAAGATTCTCCGTATTGGCGTGAGTCAGCCATAACTCATCCTGATCAACATGCAGCAAGGCTATCTCTGCAAGTTCTTCAAGCTGGAGATCCACCGAAAGCTTGCGCTGCGTGATGAGGGTGGTCATTCTGGATTCCCGGATCATGAATTGCAGGCGGTCTCTAGGGTAGGAAGGGTCCAGCGGGACATAAGCGCCGCCCGCTTTAAGAACCGCTAGCAGAGCAATCACAACTTCGGCCGACCGCTCCATAACAATCCCAACCGTTGTCTCCGGGCCAACGCCTTGCTCCCGCAAATGATGGGCGATGCGGTTCGCGCGCGTGTTCATCTCTTCATAGGTGTAGAAGATATCTTCATTGACAAGGGCTATATGATTGGGGAACATTGCCGCTTGTGCTTCTATACACTGAACAAGATGGAAGCCTCCTTCATGTTCAGTGGAGTTCTTCACTCCGCTCCAATCTTCCAGAATTACATTACTCTCTGCTTCCGTAAGCAGATTAATATGGGCGATAAGCTGATCAGGTGCCGTGCTAGCGCGTTCCAACAGATTGCTATAATGCTCCAGCATTCCTATAACGGTTGATTCATGGAACAGATCACTGCTGTACTCTGCCTGAACCGATTCCTCAGTCGCCGAGAAGGTTAAATCAAACTTGGAGCTGCTTGTATTTCGGGAGCCATTAAAGTGCAATTGGAAATCTTGGTTATCCCCTCCGCCTACATGCATGTTCTGCAGTACAAACAGTGTCTGAAATAAGGGGCTATGACTAAGATCCCGCTCAATGGTAACCAGCTCCATAATCTTATCCAATGGAAGATCCTGATGCTCCAGGGCATCAAGCGAAAGCTGTTTTACCTGCTGCACGGTTTCTCTGAAAGTAGCGCCTTCATCAATCTGAAGCCTGAGGGGCAGCGTATTGACGAAAAAACCAATACTGCGCTCGATCTCAGACCGACTGCGATTGGCCGCCGCAGAACCCACAATCAGATCCTTCTGACCGGTATATCGATACAGAAAGATGAAATAGGCGGCCAGCATAGCCATATAAGGGGTCACATCTTCTTCCTTGCAAAATTGCTGCAATCTGGCGTATAACCCGTTCGGAAAGTTCTGGATGATTACAGCTCCATTAAAGCTTCTTTCAGGGAGACGGGGCTTGTCGGTAGCCAACTCCAGCACGGGGAGATCGCCTTGAAGCTTATCTTTCCAGTAACTTTGATGATAGCTCAGAACATCCCCAGTGAGATAATTCCTTTGCCAGCTGGCGAAATCAGCATATTGATAACGAATAGGCTCCAGCTCTAAGGGCTGATGATGGAGAAGTGCTGTGTATGCCTGCTGAATCTCATCCATGATGATCCCGATCGACCAGCCATCGCAGGCAATATGATGAATGTTCAGCAATAAACAATGCCTATTCTCATCCAGCGTATACAAATAGGCTTTAAGCGGAATTTCATCTTCCAGCTTAAAGGGTTCCAGCGACTTTTCCAGAATCAGAGCTTCCATCTGATCTGTTCTCTGTGTCTGGGGAAGATCTTCCAGATTCACCACTTCCAGCTTTAAAGTAGTGAAGGGATGAACGACCTGCAGACTTTCCTCACCGTACGTCTTGTATGTAGTGCGCAGAATTTCATGGCGCTCCACCAGCTGCTGAATGGCTTGTTCTAGCAAGATTGCATCGACCGCCATTGGCAGGTGAAAGACACAAGGAATATTGTAGGTCGGACTATCGGGTGCCCATTGATACAAGAACCAGAGTCGCTGTTGGGAATAGGAGAGGGGGAAGGTGTTGTCGAACTCACTTCTTGGGCTAGCAACCCACTCCGGTTCCGGAGTTTTACGGGCAGTTTTATCTTTGAGCCGTGCCATTAGCAATTCCCGCTTCTGGGGTGTCAGCTGGTTAATACGTTCGGATAGATGACTCAACCTTTTGCCCTCCTTTCCCCAATTGCGGTTAATAGACGTGCCCGCTGCTCTAAAGAGAGGTTGCTAATAGTCTCCATAATTTTGCTTGTAGCCTTATCTGTGGATGATGGGGCTATGGAAGAAATATTTTGGGTTGTGGTATCTACCAATTCCTGTAGATAGATTTCGAACGGTTCTATGCCCAGCTGGGCATGAAAATCTCTGGAGCGGTCATAGGAATCCATAGATAATGCGTCATAATGAACCCGGTTATCTACCAGCTCGCTCAAAGCAAGGCGCCAGGGTTCCAAATCTTGCTCAGGGATCACGGGGACAGGAATTTTACTGGCTAATACGGACTCATTAATATACTGTTTGATCGGCTGTACGGGAAGTATATAGTCAAGTCCAAGCTTGGCTTCGGGCAGACCTCCCACATGGCTGGCGATGACGGGGATACCGCGCAGCATAGCTTCCACTACGACCTGCCCGAAGGATTCTCCCCAAAGTGATGGCATTAGAAACACCTTGGTTAGCTTATAGATATCATTGATATTCTCGGAAGGTTCCAGAACGGTAATATTCGGTATGGATCTCAATGCATCCAGCTCATCATCGGTCGTAGCCCAGGTAGGAACAGCAGCAAAGGCAACATGGGGCATGACACGGGCTAAGCCTATAAAGATTGATATCCCCTTAATGGCAGACGGATTAATAACGGTAACATACTTATTATCAAAGTGTCCCAAATACGGAAAAGGGCTAGGTCCGTAAGACGGGAAATAAATGACCTTTGAATCAATGCCGGCATACGTCCAAAAATAGTTTTTTAAGTATTGGCTGACCGAAAGAATACCGTGAAGCTGCTTGTAGAGTCCAAGCTTGGAGGAATCCTCCTGGAAGCTCTCGGGACCGAAGGGAAGGGTAGCTTGGCTATGAGCGAGAAAGACAGTTCTCACCCTTGTCTCCAGTACGGTTTCGAGTAGCATATGCGTATTGTCTTCTGAGACGATTGTGATATCCGGTTGAAATTGTTCTATTTTACTTTTTAAGAAAGGAAACACTTTAAAAGTACCTTTTACCGTATGAGCTGTTACCGCTTTTTGGCGAATCGTGAATAAGTCCTCTTGATCTTCCAAAATGTCGAACTCGCCGCTGTCTACTTTGGTCTGCAGAAACTCTGCATATCCACGCACGTTAAGCGATGGTGTGATTACTAAACATTGATGCCCCCGTGCTGCCAGCCCTTCCATCAGAATACGATTTGCTTTGTGTGCTCCGCCCCAAGGGTATAAATATTCCATAGACTGAACAAGCAAAATTTTCATAGGGACCCCTCCGAGGTTTTAGTTTCGGCCGCATCCATGAGTTCAAGCTCTGTTAGCAGCTGTTCAAGCTCAAAAACATCGATCTGCTCCAGCTGATATTGCTCAATAGCCAGTGCAGTTTGTTCGATCGTTGGCACGGCATTGAAGATGATATGAAGCGGGATATCCATGTCTAAATAGGTGCGGATACGGGATACAATCTGTACGCTCATTAACGATTGTCCGCCCAATTCGAAAAAGTTATCATAAATTCCGACCTTGTCAAGCTTCAGGACCTCGCTCCATATTTCCGACAGGACATTCTCCAGGCTGCTTCTTGGTGCCGCGTACTCTATCTCCAGATTCGGTCTGCTATCTTCCATTGAGGGAAGACTATTCCGGTCAATTTTGCCGCTTGTCAAGACAGGGAATTCATCGAGGAACATAAATCTGGAAGGAAGCATGTACATCGGAAACTTGGTTAGTAGATAGTTACGGATCTGGCTGATATTAGGTCTAGGGAATATTGCGGATTTCAGATAGGCGATGATGAGATTCTTCTCCTTGTTATATAGGACAACCGCTTCTTCAACTGCCGTATATTCGCGCAGCGCAAACTCCAGTTCTCCCAGTTCAATCCGAATGCCGGATACTTTGATCTGATGATCCTCCCGACTGAGCCACTCAAGCTTTCCTTCGGAATCTTGCTGGCAAAGATCTCCTGTTCGATACAGAAATTCACTAAAACCGTCCGCATAAGGATTCGCAATAAAGGAATGGTTTGTCAATTCAGGAGCATTCAAATAACCTTTGGCTAGTCCGTTGCTTGAAATATACAGTTCACCTATCTGACCGCTAGCTACAGGTTGTAATTGATCATTAAGCAGATAGAGCGCCGTATTGGCAATTGGGTTGCCTAAATATACGGAAGTATCACTGGATTGGCATACATGCATCGTTGCACATACAGTGACTTCCGTGGGTCCGTAAGCATTGATGAAATTCAGCTTGGGTGCCCAGTACTGAACTAGCTTAAGGGTGCAAGCTTCACCTGCTGTAATGAGTGTCAACAGATCAGGAAGTTCTTCATGCGGCAAAGTAGCCAGTACAGAAGGGGTTAGTGTAACGATGGAAATTTCCTTCTCCCTCAGGATTTGCTGAAGCTTATCTCCCACTAGTAACCCGTCCTGCTGTAATAAAATAAGTGTGGCTCCAGCAATCAGTGTCGTAAAGATCTCGGAGACCGAAGCATCGAAGGCAACCGAAGCATTCTGAAGCACTCGATCCCCAACACGAAGTTGAAATTTTTTGATTTGTTCCAGAACGAGATTGGGAATGCCCTGGTGTGGGATCATGACGCCTTTTGGCTTACCGGTCGATCCGGAGGTGTAGATGATATAAGCCAAGTCCGAAGGAATGATCGGGTATAGTGGGTTGTGGCAGGGCTGCGATTCAACAAGCTCACGATACAGATCCAGGGATATATACTTAGCAGAGGAAGTATGGTTTAATTCCGCTAGCCGTTGTTCCAACAGCGAATGGGTAAGAATGATTACCGGATCGCATTCATCCAGCATGTAAGCTAGTCGCTCATTTGGAAAGAGAGTGGAGAGAGGGACGTATGCTGCCCCTGACTTTAAGATCGCAATCATTGAAATGATCATTTCAGGGCAACTTTCCTGGAAAATACCGACCAATTGGCCTGGGCCAGCGCCATTGCTTCGTAAATAGGCGGCAAGCTGGTTTGCTTTTTCATTGGTTTCCCGGTAAGTATACAGCTGCTCTCCATATTCCAGGCAAGGCCATTCGGGGTACTTTGCGGCGGTCTCTTCAATTAACGCAACGATAGATACTGCTGATTTCATAATCTTCTCTTCCTCCTCGTTATATAAACTATATGAAAGAAAAAGCCGTTTAGAGATAAACGACTGAACTACCGGACCTATCAGATAGGTTGTTAGGAGAAGATCTACACCGCTAAAATGGAGATTCAGTTAAGCGCTTTCATGAAGTGTCTGAACTGCAATTATTTCAACATGCTATGTGATTTTCTGGGAATAGCGTAGCGGAAGAGGAATAAAGAATCAAGTTGCGCAAACGTTTGCTTAACTTTTGGCATTATTATAGCACATGAAATTCCCACATGTAAATAAATAGTAATTATGCAGTTATTTCTTCATCGACGCTTGTGACAGCGGAATATTTGGGGTTAGGCTGTTCTTTTGTTGATTTTTTGATGTTTTGTCACAGATCGCCCACAAAACGCATTTACAATATGCCCCCGGGGGATATATTGTGATAATAGTTCTCAATCATAATAGATAGTTAAGGAGTGGGACAGATGAGTGAAGTCGTCATTTCCAGTGAAAACAGAGGAATTACAATCACTGAAATGTGGGAGAAGCATAGTGGCATGATCATTGCGTCTGCAAGTCTTTTGATGATCGGACTAGGTTGGATTACTGAGCGAAATGGGCTGGGGGGTTGGAGCATTATTTGTTTCGTACTGGCTTATGTTGTGGGTGGTTACCGAAAAGCCTGGGAAGGCCTGGAGACCTTGATTAAGGAACGAGATCTGGACGTAGATCTGCTTATGGTCGTAGCAGCCATCGGGGCAGCCAGTATCGGCTATTGGATGGATGGAGCGGTGCTGATCTTCATCTTTTGTCTTAGCGGAGCACTGGAGGATTACTCCATGGAGAAAACCAATCAGGACATTGCCGCAATTCTAAAATATCGCCCGGAGGAAGCCATGCGCTTAAGTGGAGATACTGAAACCAAAGTGAAAGCCTCAGAGCTGCACTTAGGGGATGTGGTGGTGGTTCGACCCGGCGAGCGTATTCCCTGTGACGGCATGATCCTAGCCGGAATCTCGGCAGTCGATCAAGCCTCCATTACCGGCGAGTCAATCCCTGTCGATAAAGCGACGAATGATCCTGTTTTTGCGGGAACGATGAATGGTCAAGGCGCACTTCAGATCAAGGTTACCAAAGCAGCTAATGATACTTTATTGTCGCGAATTATACATATGGTGCAAGAAGCCAAGAACGAACTCCCGCCTAGCCAGCTTTTCATTGAACGATTTGAAGGGATCTATGCCAAAAGTGTGGTTGGATTAGCTGTTATGCTGATGATATTACCTCCGTTTCTGTTTGGTTGGACCTGGAAAGAGACCATTTACCGAGCCATGATCTTCCTCGTTGTAGCTTCTCCTTGTGCTTTAGTTTCCTCCATTATGCCTGCCATGCTCTCTGGTATTTCCAATGCGGCCCGCAAAGGCGTGTTATTCAAAGGTGGCGTCCATCTGGAGCAGATTGGCAACGTCAACGCTGTTGCTTTTGACAAAACAGGCACCCTCACCGAAGGCAAACCTAAAGTAACCGATATCTTTCCGGTAGAAGGAAATTCAGAAGAGGATTTGCTGCGTCTCGCTGCCTCCCTGGAGCATCTTTCGGAGCACCCGATCGCCAAGGCCATCGTGGAAGCTGCACATAAGCAGAACCTCATACTTGAACAAGCGGCAACGATGCAGGCAGTAACTGGAATGGGTGTTAGTGGCACGGTAAACGGAAAGGAATGCCGAATCGGCAAAAGAGGACTGCTGCTCGGTCTTGTGCTCGATGCGGATAAATTAAACAAAGCGCAGCAACTGGAGTCCGAAGGGAAAACCGTTGTGTTTGTAGAATCGGAAG comes from Paenibacillus sp. 19GGS1-52 and encodes:
- a CDS encoding glycosyltransferase family 4 protein, giving the protein MKILLVQSMEYLYPWGGAHKANRILMEGLAARGHQCLVITPSLNVRGYAEFLQTKVDSGEFDILEDQEDLFTIRQKAVTAHTVKGTFKVFPFLKSKIEQFQPDITIVSEDNTHMLLETVLETRVRTVFLAHSQATLPFGPESFQEDSSKLGLYKQLHGILSVSQYLKNYFWTYAGIDSKVIYFPSYGPSPFPYLGHFDNKYVTVINPSAIKGISIFIGLARVMPHVAFAAVPTWATTDDELDALRSIPNITVLEPSENINDIYKLTKVFLMPSLWGESFGQVVVEAMLRGIPVIASHVGGLPEAKLGLDYILPVQPIKQYINESVLASKIPVPVIPEQDLEPWRLALSELVDNRVHYDALSMDSYDRSRDFHAQLGIEPFEIYLQELVDTTTQNISSIAPSSTDKATSKIMETISNLSLEQRARLLTAIGERRAKG
- a CDS encoding non-ribosomal peptide synthetase, producing MKSAVSIVALIEETAAKYPEWPCLEYGEQLYTYRETNEKANQLAAYLRSNGAGPGQLVGIFQESCPEMIISMIAILKSGAAYVPLSTLFPNERLAYMLDECDPVIILTHSLLEQRLAELNHTSSAKYISLDLYRELVESQPCHNPLYPIIPSDLAYIIYTSGSTGKPKGVMIPHQGIPNLVLEQIKKFQLRVGDRVLQNASVAFDASVSEIFTTLIAGATLILLQQDGLLVGDKLQQILREKEISIVTLTPSVLATLPHEELPDLLTLITAGEACTLKLVQYWAPKLNFINAYGPTEVTVCATMHVCQSSDTSVYLGNPIANTALYLLNDQLQPVASGQIGELYISSNGLAKGYLNAPELTNHSFIANPYADGFSEFLYRTGDLCQQDSEGKLEWLSREDHQIKVSGIRIELGELEFALREYTAVEEAVVLYNKEKNLIIAYLKSAIFPRPNISQIRNYLLTKFPMYMLPSRFMFLDEFPVLTSGKIDRNSLPSMEDSRPNLEIEYAAPRSSLENVLSEIWSEVLKLDKVGIYDNFFELGGQSLMSVQIVSRIRTYLDMDIPLHIIFNAVPTIEQTALAIEQYQLEQIDVFELEQLLTELELMDAAETKTSEGSL
- a CDS encoding heavy metal translocating P-type ATPase, yielding MSEVVISSENRGITITEMWEKHSGMIIASASLLMIGLGWITERNGLGGWSIICFVLAYVVGGYRKAWEGLETLIKERDLDVDLLMVVAAIGAASIGYWMDGAVLIFIFCLSGALEDYSMEKTNQDIAAILKYRPEEAMRLSGDTETKVKASELHLGDVVVVRPGERIPCDGMILAGISAVDQASITGESIPVDKATNDPVFAGTMNGQGALQIKVTKAANDTLLSRIIHMVQEAKNELPPSQLFIERFEGIYAKSVVGLAVMLMILPPFLFGWTWKETIYRAMIFLVVASPCALVSSIMPAMLSGISNAARKGVLFKGGVHLEQIGNVNAVAFDKTGTLTEGKPKVTDIFPVEGNSEEDLLRLAASLEHLSEHPIAKAIVEAAHKQNLILEQAATMQAVTGMGVSGTVNGKECRIGKRGLLLGLVLDADKLNKAQQLESEGKTVVFVESEDQFAGMIAVQDILRTHAVEAIQQLKKMGKHVVMLTGDAKLTAEAIGRAAGVDEIFAELMPDEKLQMIKNMTKTYGKVAMVGDGVNDAPALAAASVGIAMGAAGTDVALETANVVLMTDDILKIPYAISLGIRTSRVMKQNITFALAVILVLVSSNFWGGLNLPSGVVSHEGSTLLVILSGLRLLR